The Tistrella bauzanensis sequence GTCGGGCCGTTGACCGCAGGTTTCCGCCATATGGCTGTTATAGGCGCGCATCAGCGCATCCTCGAACAGTGGATCGCGGGTCAGCGGCTGCAGGAACAGCGTCGAATAGATCGTCGCCACGTCCAGCTGGATCTCGTCCATCTTGGCGCAATAGGCGTCGATGTCCAGAATGCCCTGAATGGCGGTGCTGACCGGTTTCAGCCGCGCGTAATCGGTGGTGATCGGGCTGGCATGGCACGATGCCTGATAGCCCTGCATCTTGGGGCGCATCTCGCCATCGATCAGCCAGGCATAGTTGCGCTGGGTGCGGTGTGCGATCATGTCGCCGATATGGACGATCTTCGGCCGCCGGTGCCAGAATGCGCGGTCGAGATGTTCAAAAATTCCGTCATGATCCTCGATATGTGAATCCGCATCGATGAACGGGTGCTTCTTTTCGGCGGACGCAAAGGCGCCGCGCTGTTCCTGGTTCGGAACGGACTGATAGGTCATCGGACTGCTCCGCCTCGCTTGATGCCGGGCTTGTACCGCGTGACACCCCGGTATCCGTCTCACATATTGAAACGGCTCGGACATATCACCTTATGCGCGAATATCCGTGGCTCACTCCAACCAAAAATGATTGCCATAAATGGCATTGTCAATTTTTACGATCATTTTATACGCGAAATAATGATGATATACCCTATCTGAGCAACTATAGCGATTGTGGTTTCGCGATACGATATGCCTCCGGCAGATCCACGCGTCCAGGTTGAGCAAAGCGCTTGCCGTTTAGATAACGATGCTTTAGGTTGATCTATAGAAAATCAGATCAACTAATATACCATATACGATGCGAACGGAGCCGTAGAAGCGCATGACGGCAGCCGATCCCGTGGGGGTTCGGTGGCTGGACAGACATGCCTGAAACCGCCCGCGACACCAGGGCAGCCATGCACGGACCATGGATCAACCATGGCCGGCATCACGGTGTCGCGGCGGGACAGCCGGACGGAACCCAGCGGATCGGCCCCGGCGCCGATAGCGCAGGACGCGCGGCACAAGGTGGGCTTGACCACGGTGGGCGAGGATCTTGGACATGATCGCGGCGGGCAGCCGCCGCTCATGATCAAACACGCCCGGGCAGGGGTGGACGACATGCATCACGATCTTCCCCAGGCGTCGCGGATGCGCGATGCCTGGCTGGTCGATGCCGCGCTGGCCGATGGCCGGGGTGCGATGGCATCGACACAATGCCGCCAGCAGGTTCTGGTCCGCCTGGACCGGCTTGGCGTCCATGCCGCCGTGATCGGCTATCCGGCGGTGCGCCCGGCCGATCGCGCGCTGCTGGCCGAAAGCCGCGGGATATGCCGGCAGATCATCCGCATCTGCGCCACGGCCCCTGAGGATGCCGAAGCCCTGGCCGGCATTCTTCGCGACGCCGCCGCCACCGCCACAGCCGGCGACCCGCCGGTCGATGCATTGGTGGAATGCAGCACCGATCCAGCCCTCGATCGGGGCGTGGCGGGTGCTGCCGATCCGGTGGGCGGGCTTGGCCGCGCCGTTGCCGTGCTGCGCGGGATCGCACAGGTGCATGTCGTCTTCGCCGCCCTGGCCACGGCCGCCCCCGACCGCCTGCGGGCCATGGTCCAGGCGGCCTTGCTGAACGGCGCCCGCAGCCTGATCCTGGCCGATACCACCGGCCGGATGCTGCCGGTCGAAACCGCGGCCGC is a genomic window containing:
- a CDS encoding homocitrate synthase/isopropylmalate synthase family protein codes for the protein MAGITVSRRDSRTEPSGSAPAPIAQDARHKVGLTTVGEDLGHDRGGQPPLMIKHARAGVDDMHHDLPQASRMRDAWLVDAALADGRGAMASTQCRQQVLVRLDRLGVHAAVIGYPAVRPADRALLAESRGICRQIIRICATAPEDAEALAGILRDAAATATAGDPPVDALVECSTDPALDRGVAGAADPVGGLGRAVAVLRGIAQVHVVFAALATAAPDRLRAMVQAALLNGARSLILADTTGRMLPVETAAAVAVLRSLAGPDVAVIAAPADDLGLATANALAAIGAGATGVMGAIGGLGERAGLVALEEIATAIRYRPDHTCLAHDIDLALMSEAGQDIAAALAVDLGRNKAVLGDYVFGTAAGLHQHGLLNHPITYEYLDPADFGRERRILIGRHSGRAVLRSRLTEAGINFAPDQLEAVYQAVMRSPDPERFNDNADLVALYRQLAAHDIQGA